A genomic window from Pseudomonas leptonychotis includes:
- the dksA gene encoding RNA polymerase-binding protein DksA — translation MPLTHAELLAQPADDYMNTAQQQFFRTLLLNQRGELQTRIADEFEGLRERETSSDPADIGSAEERRQWQLRLLEREKKLLDKIDEALDRLARGEYGWCRETGEPIGLKRLLLRPTASLCIEAKEHQEQREKHLRHTDQ, via the coding sequence ATGCCGCTCACCCACGCCGAGCTGCTCGCCCAGCCGGCGGATGACTATATGAACACCGCGCAGCAGCAGTTCTTCCGCACGCTGCTTCTCAACCAGCGCGGCGAACTGCAAACGCGCATTGCTGACGAGTTCGAAGGCTTGCGCGAGCGCGAAACCAGCAGCGATCCCGCCGACATTGGTAGCGCCGAAGAGCGTCGCCAATGGCAGCTACGCCTATTGGAGCGAGAAAAAAAGCTACTCGACAAGATCGACGAAGCCCTCGACCGCCTGGCTCGTGGCGAATACGGCTGGTGCCGCGAAACCGGTGAACCGATTGGCCTCAAGCGCTTACTGCTGCGGCCCACCGCGAGCCTGTGCATCGAAGCCAAAGAACACCAGGAACAGCGGGAAAAACACCTGCGTCACACCGACCAATGA
- the folE2 gene encoding GTP cyclohydrolase FolE2 has translation MNALTLPDIATQIPAHEQALDWVGMQGIALPINLAGQRTNTRADVGVSLDDGNARGIHMSRLYLALHALEHNALNPATLQQLLGEFLDSHQGLSQQASITLRGETLLSRPALVSPLAGWKAYPFEVRARQDSWGFHVELQVEVAYSSTCPCSAALARQLIQQRFIEDFANQPLDHAHLLAWLGSSQGIVATPHSQRSYATLQVRLHEDCAELPLVELIDAAEQALGTAVQTAVKRADEQAFALANGQNLMFCEDAARRLHSALREQTAFNAFHLRVVHAESLHAHDAVAVSRWNWSKT, from the coding sequence ATGAACGCACTGACCTTGCCGGACATAGCCACGCAAATACCTGCCCATGAACAGGCTCTGGACTGGGTCGGCATGCAGGGCATAGCGCTGCCGATCAACCTGGCCGGGCAACGCACCAATACTCGCGCCGATGTCGGGGTCAGCCTGGATGATGGCAATGCCCGCGGCATTCATATGTCGCGCCTCTACCTGGCATTGCATGCGCTGGAGCACAACGCGCTGAACCCGGCGACGCTGCAGCAACTGCTGGGCGAGTTTCTCGACAGCCACCAGGGCCTGTCGCAGCAAGCCTCCATTACCTTGCGCGGCGAGACCCTGCTCAGTCGTCCAGCACTGGTCAGCCCCCTCGCCGGCTGGAAGGCCTACCCCTTCGAAGTGCGTGCACGTCAGGATTCATGGGGGTTTCACGTGGAACTACAGGTAGAAGTGGCCTATTCATCAACCTGCCCCTGCTCCGCCGCATTGGCGCGCCAGCTGATTCAGCAACGCTTTATCGAGGACTTCGCCAACCAACCCTTGGATCACGCACACCTGCTGGCTTGGCTCGGCTCGTCCCAAGGCATCGTCGCCACCCCGCACAGCCAGCGCAGCTACGCCACCCTGCAAGTACGCCTGCACGAGGACTGCGCTGAGCTGCCGCTGGTTGAGTTGATCGACGCCGCCGAACAGGCCCTCGGCACTGCCGTGCAAACCGCTGTAAAGCGTGCCGATGAACAGGCTTTCGCCCTGGCCAACGGGCAAAACCTAATGTTCTGCGAAGACGCCGCCCGCCGGCTGCACAGCGCATTGCGCGAACAAACTGCATTCAACGCCTTTCACCTGCGCGTGGTACATGCCGAAAGCCTGCACGCCCACGATGCTGTCGCTGTCAGCCGCTGGAACTGGAGCAAGACATGA
- a CDS encoding metal ABC transporter ATP-binding protein, with product MIHCHNLQWGPGGRALTPPLNLHLARASLTGVIGANGCGKSSLLKVIAGIQQPLRGAIELTVPRLGGVAYLVQQQALDRQFPIKLHDLVSAGLWRSPLNRQQRQTRLEQALADWGLLDLQQHSLQALSGGELQRALLARLSLTDAQVLLLDEPEAALDEHGLVLLWQHIQRWHTQGRTQIVVSHSISNMSQHLDNALLVSRSGCIFAPIRELMGQRSSLEQVA from the coding sequence ATGATCCACTGCCACAACCTGCAGTGGGGTCCAGGCGGGCGGGCCCTGACGCCGCCTTTAAACCTGCACCTGGCACGCGCCAGCTTAACGGGCGTGATCGGCGCTAACGGCTGCGGCAAAAGCAGCCTGCTCAAGGTCATTGCCGGCATCCAGCAACCGCTGCGCGGCGCTATCGAACTCACGGTGCCGCGTCTGGGTGGGGTTGCCTACTTGGTACAACAGCAGGCGCTGGACCGGCAATTCCCGATCAAACTGCACGATCTGGTCAGCGCCGGTTTATGGCGCAGCCCGCTTAATCGCCAGCAGCGTCAGACGCGCCTGGAGCAAGCCTTGGCCGACTGGGGCTTGCTCGATTTGCAACAGCACAGCCTGCAGGCGTTGTCCGGTGGCGAATTACAACGCGCCCTGCTCGCCCGCCTGAGCCTGACCGACGCCCAGGTGCTGCTGCTAGACGAACCCGAAGCCGCGCTGGATGAGCACGGCCTGGTCCTGCTTTGGCAGCACATTCAGCGTTGGCATACACAAGGCCGCACGCAAATCGTCGTCAGCCACTCCATCAGCAATATGAGTCAGCACCTGGATAACGCCTTGCTGGTGTCGCGCAGCGGCTGCATTTTTGCGCCTATTCGCGAGCTGATGGGTCAGCGTTCATCGCTGGAGCAAGTGGCGTGA
- a CDS encoding metal ABC transporter permease, which translates to MRRALVGGVALAVSAGPLGVFLVLRRLSLMGDAIAHGILPGAAVGFWLFGLSLPALTLGGLVAGLGMAGIAAWVTRRTGLREDASLAAIYPISLASGVLLLGLAGNKLDLLHLLFGSVLAVDPPTLNGMLLVSVGSLLLLALIYRWLLMDSLDPLFLAGVSRFGPLAYGLFLTLVVLNLVVGFQAIGALMVVGLMMLPAAAARFWSRHLPRMLLLAALTGAVCVWLGLLLSYYANLPSGPCIVLLAGLAYVCSVLLGPLNGLLRRQPHLSPAH; encoded by the coding sequence ATGCGCCGTGCGCTGGTTGGCGGTGTGGCGCTGGCCGTGAGTGCCGGGCCGCTGGGCGTATTTCTGGTATTGCGCCGTTTAAGCCTGATGGGCGACGCCATCGCCCACGGCATTCTGCCCGGAGCCGCCGTAGGCTTCTGGCTGTTTGGCCTGAGCCTACCGGCATTGACGCTCGGCGGCTTAGTCGCAGGCCTTGGCATGGCGGGTATCGCGGCGTGGGTCACACGACGCACCGGCCTGCGTGAAGACGCTAGTTTGGCCGCCATCTACCCGATTTCCCTGGCCAGCGGCGTGCTACTGCTAGGCCTGGCCGGCAACAAACTCGACCTGCTGCACCTGTTGTTCGGCTCGGTGCTGGCCGTGGACCCACCCACCCTGAACGGCATGCTGCTGGTGTCCGTCGGCAGCCTGCTGCTACTCGCCCTGATCTATCGCTGGTTGCTGATGGACAGCCTCGATCCGTTGTTTCTCGCGGGCGTCAGCCGCTTCGGACCCTTGGCCTATGGGCTGTTTCTGACGTTGGTGGTGCTCAACCTAGTGGTCGGCTTTCAGGCCATCGGCGCGTTGATGGTGGTTGGCCTGATGATGCTACCGGCCGCTGCCGCACGCTTCTGGAGCCGCCACCTGCCGCGCATGTTGCTGCTCGCCGCACTCACCGGCGCGGTCTGCGTGTGGCTCGGCCTGCTGCTGTCGTATTACGCCAATCTGCCCAGCGGGCCGTGCATCGTGTTGCTCGCCGGCCTGGCCTATGTCTGCTCCGTATTGCTCGGGCCACTGAATGGCCTGCTGCGCCGCCAACCCCATTTATCTCCCGCCCACTAA
- a CDS encoding metal ABC transporter substrate-binding protein: MRILIALLTLSLSLFANADEKLKVVTSFSILADITQQIAGDKLELHNLVGADADAHVYQPSTDDAKAVFAADLIIANGLGFEPWLARLIDSSEAPGKRIDASAGVLPLMLDEEGQRVADPHAWQNLANAEIYVRNIANTLSQIDTANAEYYAYRSEAYISQIRVLLSEARRSLGQLPPAQRTIITSHDAFGYLGQAYGLNFIAPQGLSTEDEPSAAEVAALIRQIRTDGVRAVFVENIRDPRLIQQIAAEGGAKVGGTLYSDALASAGPASSYLGMFKHNLDTLLAALKP; this comes from the coding sequence ATGCGCATCCTGATTGCCCTGCTAACCCTAAGCCTTAGCCTTTTCGCTAACGCAGATGAAAAACTCAAGGTTGTTACCAGCTTCAGCATTTTGGCCGACATTACCCAACAAATTGCCGGAGATAAGCTCGAACTTCACAACCTTGTCGGCGCCGATGCCGATGCTCACGTCTACCAGCCCAGCACCGACGATGCTAAAGCAGTCTTCGCGGCCGATCTGATTATCGCCAACGGATTGGGATTTGAGCCCTGGCTGGCGCGCTTGATCGACAGCAGCGAAGCTCCTGGCAAGCGCATTGATGCCAGCGCCGGCGTGCTGCCGCTAATGCTTGATGAAGAGGGACAGCGGGTGGCCGACCCGCATGCCTGGCAGAACCTGGCCAACGCCGAAATTTACGTGCGCAACATCGCCAACACACTGAGCCAGATCGATACGGCCAATGCCGAGTATTACGCTTACCGCAGTGAGGCCTACATCAGCCAGATCCGCGTCCTGCTGAGTGAGGCCCGCCGCAGCCTGGGCCAATTACCGCCGGCCCAACGCACCATCATCACCAGTCACGACGCCTTCGGTTATTTGGGCCAGGCCTATGGCCTGAATTTCATTGCCCCCCAGGGGCTGTCCACCGAAGACGAACCCTCGGCCGCCGAAGTGGCAGCATTGATCCGCCAGATTCGCACCGATGGCGTGCGCGCGGTGTTCGTTGAAAACATCCGCGACCCGCGCCTGATCCAGCAGATCGCCGCTGAAGGCGGCGCCAAGGTCGGCGGCACTCTGTATTCCGATGCCCTGGCCAGCGCAGGCCCTGCCAGCAGCTACCTGGGCATGTTCAAGCACAACCTCGACACCCTACTGGCCGCACTTAAGCCATGA
- the hisI gene encoding phosphoribosyl-AMP cyclohydrolase: MSLWLALEQAGLGDSRPFSEVLDAIPWNADGLIAAIAQQHDSGEVLMLAWINRTALEETLASGQVCYWSRSRQQLWRKGETSGHRQRLVEARLDCDGDAVLLLVEQDGPACHTGRPNCFYNAIRAERVCVISVAQ, from the coding sequence ATGAGCCTGTGGCTTGCGCTGGAACAAGCCGGGCTGGGCGACAGTCGCCCGTTCAGTGAGGTGCTGGATGCCATCCCTTGGAATGCCGACGGCCTGATCGCCGCCATCGCCCAGCAACATGACAGCGGCGAAGTGCTGATGCTGGCCTGGATCAACCGCACCGCACTGGAAGAGACCCTCGCCAGCGGTCAAGTCTGCTACTGGTCGCGCTCGCGCCAGCAACTGTGGCGCAAGGGCGAAACCAGCGGCCACCGCCAACGGCTGGTCGAAGCGCGCCTGGACTGCGACGGCGACGCCGTGCTGCTACTTGTTGAGCAGGATGGACCGGCCTGTCACACCGGTCGCCCTAATTGCTTCTACAACGCCATCCGCGCCGAGCGGGTGTGCGTAATCAGCGTGGCGCAATGA
- the yidD gene encoding membrane protein insertion efficiency factor YidD, translating into MKRVLIGVVRLYQYLISPLLGAPCRFHPSCSHYAIEAIERHGALRGSWLALRRLLRCQPWYPGGYDPVPPTRHCIEKHRHD; encoded by the coding sequence ATGAAGCGCGTATTGATCGGTGTGGTGCGCCTTTATCAGTACCTGATCAGCCCCTTACTCGGGGCGCCCTGCCGCTTCCACCCGAGCTGTTCGCACTACGCCATCGAAGCGATTGAACGCCATGGCGCGCTGCGCGGCAGCTGGCTGGCTCTGCGCCGGTTGTTGCGCTGCCAACCCTGGTATCCGGGTGGCTACGACCCGGTGCCGCCCACTCGCCACTGTATTGAGAAGCATCGCCATGACTGA
- a CDS encoding dihydroorotase, whose translation MTDLLIRNARLINEGREFDADLRVHNGRIEKIASSLTGLNAKVEIEAAGQFLLPGMIDDQVHFRDPGAPHKGSFATESRAAVAGGITSVMDMPNTTPPTLNLDALEAKERRAASCSKANFGFHFGVSHENLDIVAALDPNRVAAVKVFMGASTGNMLVDDLPSLERLFRDCPTLILTHCEHTPRIRERELQWQAQYGEYIAPDQHPLIRDAEACYQSSSLAVSLAQRFDTQLHVLHITSARELSLFQPGPLAGKRITAEVCAHHLCFDDRDYAALGHLIKCNPAIKTQADRDALRQALLCGRLDIIGTDHAPHTLEEKQRPYLQAPSGLPLVQHALPALLELVADGLLPLTTLVEKTSHAVAQRFAIEQRGYLREGYWADLTLIERLREPRPVEADPTLAHCGWTPFQGRAFRHAVRSTIVSGQLAWHNGQVQDDCEGLPLRYRRG comes from the coding sequence ATGACTGACCTGCTGATTCGCAACGCGCGCCTGATCAACGAAGGCCGCGAGTTCGACGCCGATCTACGGGTGCATAACGGCCGCATTGAGAAAATCGCCAGCAGCCTTACCGGCCTCAACGCCAAGGTCGAGATTGAGGCCGCCGGGCAGTTTTTGCTGCCAGGGATGATCGACGATCAAGTGCATTTTCGCGACCCCGGCGCGCCGCATAAAGGCAGCTTCGCCACCGAATCGCGGGCGGCAGTGGCCGGCGGCATCACCAGCGTGATGGATATGCCCAACACCACCCCGCCGACCCTCAACCTGGATGCCCTGGAAGCCAAGGAACGCCGCGCCGCGAGCTGCTCCAAAGCCAACTTCGGCTTCCACTTTGGCGTCAGCCACGAGAACCTCGACATCGTCGCCGCCCTCGACCCCAACCGCGTGGCAGCAGTGAAGGTGTTTATGGGGGCCAGCACCGGCAATATGCTGGTCGACGACCTGCCCTCGCTGGAGCGGCTGTTCCGTGATTGCCCGACCCTCATCCTGACGCACTGCGAACACACGCCACGCATCCGCGAACGCGAACTGCAGTGGCAAGCGCAGTATGGCGAGTACATTGCGCCCGACCAGCACCCACTGATTCGTGATGCCGAGGCCTGCTACCAGTCTTCCAGCCTCGCGGTCAGTCTGGCGCAACGCTTTGATACCCAATTGCACGTGCTGCACATCACCAGCGCCCGCGAACTTAGCCTGTTCCAGCCCGGTCCGTTGGCCGGCAAGCGGATCACCGCCGAAGTCTGTGCGCATCATCTGTGCTTTGACGACCGCGATTACGCGGCGCTCGGCCACCTGATCAAATGCAACCCGGCGATCAAAACCCAGGCCGACCGCGACGCCCTGCGCCAGGCGCTGCTCTGCGGACGACTGGACATCATCGGCACCGACCACGCCCCGCACACCTTGGAAGAAAAGCAGCGACCTTACCTACAAGCCCCATCCGGCCTGCCGCTGGTGCAACACGCTCTGCCGGCGCTGCTGGAACTGGTGGCCGACGGCCTGTTGCCACTGACCACCTTGGTAGAGAAAACCAGCCATGCGGTGGCCCAACGCTTTGCTATCGAGCAACGCGGCTACTTACGCGAAGGCTACTGGGCCGACCTGACGCTGATCGAGCGCCTACGTGAACCGCGCCCGGTAGAAGCCGACCCGACACTCGCCCATTGCGGCTGGACGCCCTTCCAGGGACGCGCCTTCCGCCATGCCGTGCGCAGCACCATCGTCTCCGGCCAACTGGCCTGGCACAACGGCCAGGTGCAGGACGACTGCGAGGGCTTGCCGCTGCGCTATAGACGCGGCTGA
- the thrS gene encoding threonine--tRNA ligase, with product MPSITLPDGSQRHYSRPLSVAEVAADIGPGLAKAALAGRLNGQLVDTSALIENDAQLSLITARDGDGLALLRHSCAHLLAMAVKQLYPSAQVTIGPVIEDGFFYDFAFERPFTPDDLALIEARMTELAAGDLPVSRRELPRDDAIAHFEAQGEHYKAELIRDIPAGEVLSLYRQGDFEDLCRGPHIPRTGLLQAFKLTKVAGAYWRGDAKNAALQRIYGTCWATPKELKAYLTRVEEAGKRDHRKLGAQLDLFHFDDCAPGSVFWHPKGWTLFQQLINYMRQQQDAAGYVEVNTPDVMDRSLWETSGHWFNYREAMFTTTTEDERVFALKPMNCPGAVALYARGLKSYRDLPLRMAEFGKVHRYEPSGALHGLLRVRHFTQDDAHIFCTTAQMEQECADTIALVFAIYRDFGFNEVAVKLSTRPVNRIGSDATWDQLEGALSGALQRMGIDYQLNPGEGAFYGPKLEFVLRDAIGRDWQCGTLQVDLNLPERFDISYINEQGERERPVMLHRALFGSLERFTGILIEHYSGLFPLWLAPQQATVLTISEGQNDYARQVLATLKRAGLRAAADLRNEKIGYKIREATLQKVPYLLVIGDQEKAEGRVTLRSRAGDNLGSLTLNELVERLSTEARMPG from the coding sequence ATGCCTAGCATCACCCTGCCCGACGGCAGCCAACGTCATTACTCCCGGCCGCTGAGCGTGGCCGAGGTGGCCGCCGATATTGGCCCCGGCCTGGCCAAAGCCGCCTTGGCCGGCCGCCTGAATGGCCAACTGGTGGACACCAGCGCCCTGATCGAAAACGACGCCCAGCTCAGCCTGATCACCGCCCGCGACGGCGACGGCCTGGCGCTGCTGCGCCACTCCTGCGCACACCTGCTGGCCATGGCCGTGAAGCAGTTGTACCCCAGCGCCCAGGTGACCATCGGCCCGGTGATCGAAGACGGCTTTTTCTACGACTTTGCCTTCGAGCGACCCTTTACCCCGGACGATCTGGCACTGATCGAAGCACGCATGACCGAGCTGGCCGCCGGCGATCTGCCGGTCAGCCGCCGCGAGCTGCCTCGTGATGACGCCATCGCCCACTTCGAGGCCCAGGGCGAGCATTACAAGGCCGAGCTGATCCGCGACATTCCCGCCGGTGAAGTGCTGTCGCTGTACCGCCAGGGTGATTTTGAAGACCTCTGCCGTGGCCCGCATATCCCGCGCACAGGCCTGCTGCAAGCGTTCAAACTGACCAAAGTGGCCGGTGCCTACTGGCGCGGCGACGCCAAAAACGCCGCGCTGCAACGCATTTACGGCACCTGCTGGGCCACGCCGAAAGAGCTCAAGGCCTACCTCACACGCGTGGAAGAAGCCGGCAAGCGCGACCACCGCAAGCTCGGTGCTCAGCTTGACCTGTTCCACTTCGACGACTGCGCCCCCGGCTCCGTGTTCTGGCACCCCAAGGGCTGGACCCTGTTCCAGCAGCTGATCAATTACATGCGCCAGCAACAGGACGCCGCCGGCTACGTCGAGGTCAACACCCCGGACGTGATGGACCGCAGCCTGTGGGAAACCTCCGGACACTGGTTCAACTACCGCGAGGCCATGTTCACCACCACCACCGAAGACGAGCGCGTGTTCGCCCTCAAGCCGATGAACTGCCCCGGCGCGGTGGCGCTCTACGCCCGTGGTCTGAAAAGCTACCGCGACCTGCCGCTGCGCATGGCCGAGTTCGGCAAGGTGCACCGTTACGAGCCGTCCGGCGCGCTGCACGGCCTGCTGCGCGTGCGCCACTTCACCCAGGACGACGCACACATCTTCTGCACCACCGCGCAGATGGAGCAGGAGTGCGCCGACACCATCGCCCTAGTGTTCGCCATCTACCGCGACTTCGGCTTCAACGAGGTGGCGGTGAAGCTCTCCACCCGCCCGGTCAACCGCATCGGCAGCGACGCCACCTGGGATCAACTGGAAGGCGCACTGTCCGGCGCGTTGCAGCGGATGGGCATCGACTACCAACTCAACCCCGGCGAAGGCGCGTTCTACGGACCGAAACTGGAGTTCGTGTTGCGCGACGCCATCGGCCGCGACTGGCAGTGCGGCACCCTGCAGGTGGACCTCAACCTGCCGGAGCGTTTTGACATCAGCTACATCAACGAACAGGGCGAACGCGAGCGCCCGGTGATGCTGCACCGTGCCCTGTTCGGCTCGCTGGAGCGCTTTACCGGCATCCTGATCGAGCACTACAGCGGCTTGTTTCCGCTGTGGCTGGCCCCGCAACAGGCGACCGTGCTGACCATCTCCGAAGGGCAGAACGACTACGCCCGCCAAGTGCTCGCCACGCTCAAACGCGCCGGCTTGCGCGCGGCGGCGGACCTGCGCAACGAGAAGATCGGCTACAAGATCCGCGAAGCCACCCTGCAGAAAGTGCCCTACCTGCTGGTGATCGGCGACCAGGAAAAAGCCGAAGGCCGCGTGACCCTGCGCAGCCGCGCTGGCGACAACCTGGGCAGCCTAACGCTCAATGAGCTGGTCGAACGACTGAGCACCGAGGCGCGTATGCCCGGATAA
- a CDS encoding DUF1289 domain-containing protein — translation MAKEIDNPCIAVCQLSGDLCLSCGRSKAEIKQWKRMKRPEKMAAVQRASQRLKSLRKKQP, via the coding sequence ATGGCCAAGGAAATTGACAACCCTTGTATTGCCGTTTGCCAGTTGAGCGGCGATCTGTGCCTAAGCTGCGGGCGCAGCAAAGCCGAGATCAAACAATGGAAACGCATGAAGCGCCCGGAAAAAATGGCCGCCGTGCAGCGCGCCAGCCAGCGCCTGAAAAGCCTGCGCAAGAAGCAACCCTGA
- a CDS encoding GNAT family N-acetyltransferase — MPSTAMIHLRPYQADDLTAVTALFSASIQHLAAAHYDAAQRQAWAPSAADLPAWQERLAGLQVLLAHRDGQLAGFIGFNLDGHIDLLFTAPDYARQGVASALYAAAETRMQAAGVSRVFTEASLVAQAFFDRQGFSVQQAQTVTRGAVNLPRMLMHKPLEPR; from the coding sequence ATGCCCAGCACCGCCATGATCCATCTGCGGCCCTACCAAGCGGACGATCTCACCGCCGTAACGGCGCTGTTCAGTGCCTCGATACAGCATCTGGCCGCAGCTCACTATGATGCCGCGCAGCGCCAAGCCTGGGCACCATCGGCAGCCGATCTGCCGGCCTGGCAAGAGCGCCTGGCCGGTTTGCAGGTGCTGCTGGCGCACCGCGACGGGCAGCTCGCCGGTTTTATCGGCTTTAACCTCGACGGCCATATCGACCTGTTGTTCACCGCTCCCGATTACGCGCGCCAAGGTGTCGCCAGCGCGCTGTACGCGGCAGCCGAAACGCGCATGCAGGCGGCCGGGGTTAGCAGGGTATTCACCGAGGCCAGCCTGGTGGCTCAGGCGTTTTTCGACCGCCAGGGATTTTCTGTGCAGCAGGCACAGACGGTAACGCGCGGCGCTGTTAACTTGCCGCGTATGTTGATGCACAAACCTCTGGAGCCGCGATGA
- a CDS encoding DUF2207 domain-containing protein, giving the protein MLRVVRFALLGLCLLPFWAAAAEVIEDFAVTLQVQRDGSVLVTEQITVQAEGQQIKRGIYRDLPVSYELPLGLRKSGPITLLGVTRDGEPERIRTERNGAWVRYYIGSADHVLKPGRYQYVLRYRVERQLLTHTDKDELYWNVTGNGWVFPILRASVEVTLPQGARIGGLAAYTGAGGEQGQAFAVVEQRDDYLHVETRETLPAYHGLTVAVDWPAGLVVHPGLLQRGGYLLWDNLGLCLGALLLIGLLLFYLLAWNRVGRDPQKGVIIPLFEGPEGMSAVQAGYLWHRGLRGSYSAARAFSVWLTDMAIRKHLHIEDSPRGGGFNLARGQGERDDFSASDRDLRKRLFPANKEGIALQIGSEYEPRLASAVSGLSSQLKKQGKAWFSNNRGIWVWGLVWAVAACLLMICSGAQSEDDMVTGLAGAVFSLGFGVPSLFVLRLAWHQPSWGKQVGLGLMGLMFVWPVPIGLWMLIESTSLPAILLMGVYLVLVVVFYYLLPAPSVNGRRLLDALEGYRDYLQLAERDVLALAGAAPAMSIALYERHLPYAMALGVEDQWSARFSAALASGLIDPAQRDYQPDWYHSHSNFSTPLAMSSALAAGLSSATALASSPPSSSSSGGGGGSSGGGSSGGGGGGGGGGGW; this is encoded by the coding sequence ATGCTGCGAGTCGTACGGTTTGCCTTGCTGGGGCTGTGTTTGCTGCCGTTCTGGGCCGCAGCGGCTGAAGTGATTGAGGACTTTGCCGTCACCTTGCAGGTGCAGCGCGACGGCAGTGTGCTGGTAACCGAGCAGATTACCGTGCAGGCCGAAGGGCAGCAGATTAAGCGGGGTATCTATCGCGATTTACCGGTCAGCTATGAGCTGCCTCTGGGTTTGCGCAAGAGTGGGCCCATTACGTTGCTTGGCGTCACCCGTGACGGCGAACCAGAGCGCATCCGCACTGAGCGCAACGGTGCCTGGGTGCGTTATTACATCGGTTCGGCGGATCACGTGTTGAAGCCAGGGCGCTATCAGTACGTGCTGCGTTATCGAGTTGAACGGCAGTTGCTCACTCATACCGATAAAGATGAGTTGTATTGGAATGTCACCGGTAATGGTTGGGTATTCCCGATTCTGCGTGCCTCTGTCGAGGTGACGCTGCCGCAGGGCGCACGCATTGGCGGGCTGGCGGCTTACACCGGCGCCGGTGGTGAGCAGGGTCAGGCGTTTGCGGTGGTCGAGCAGCGCGATGACTACTTGCATGTGGAAACCCGTGAAACCTTGCCGGCCTATCACGGCCTGACCGTGGCGGTTGATTGGCCGGCGGGGCTGGTGGTGCACCCTGGCCTGCTGCAGCGCGGCGGCTATTTACTCTGGGATAACCTCGGTCTGTGCCTGGGTGCGTTGCTGTTGATTGGTCTGCTGTTGTTTTACCTGCTCGCCTGGAATCGCGTCGGCCGCGACCCGCAGAAAGGGGTGATTATTCCGCTGTTCGAGGGGCCAGAAGGGATGAGTGCGGTGCAGGCCGGTTACCTCTGGCATCGCGGTTTGCGTGGCAGTTACTCAGCGGCGCGAGCGTTCAGTGTATGGCTGACCGATATGGCGATCCGCAAGCATCTGCATATCGAAGACAGCCCCCGTGGTGGTGGCTTTAACCTGGCGCGCGGGCAGGGCGAGCGGGACGACTTTAGCGCGAGTGATCGCGACCTGCGCAAGCGGCTGTTCCCGGCCAACAAGGAAGGCATCGCACTGCAGATCGGCAGCGAATACGAGCCGCGCCTGGCCAGTGCGGTGTCAGGCTTGAGCAGCCAATTGAAAAAGCAGGGCAAGGCCTGGTTCAGCAATAACCGTGGCATCTGGGTGTGGGGCCTGGTCTGGGCGGTCGCTGCATGCCTGCTGATGATCTGTAGCGGAGCGCAGAGCGAGGACGATATGGTCACCGGCCTGGCGGGTGCGGTGTTTAGCTTGGGGTTTGGTGTGCCCTCGCTGTTTGTGTTGCGCCTGGCTTGGCATCAACCCAGTTGGGGCAAGCAGGTCGGCTTGGGTTTAATGGGTTTGATGTTTGTTTGGCCGGTGCCGATTGGTTTGTGGATGCTCATCGAGTCGACGTCGTTGCCAGCTATTTTGTTGATGGGTGTCTATCTGGTGTTGGTGGTGGTTTTTTACTACCTGCTGCCGGCGCCGTCAGTCAACGGGCGGCGTTTGCTCGACGCCCTAGAAGGTTATCGCGACTACCTGCAGCTGGCCGAACGCGACGTGTTGGCCCTGGCAGGCGCCGCGCCGGCGATGAGCATCGCCTTGTATGAGCGGCATTTGCCTTATGCCATGGCGCTGGGTGTGGAGGATCAGTGGAGTGCGCGCTTTAGTGCCGCGCTAGCCAGCGGTTTGATTGACCCGGCGCAGCGTGACTACCAGCCCGACTGGTACCACAGCCACAGTAATTTCAGCACGCCACTGGCCATGAGCAGTGCATTGGCCGCTGGGCTGAGCAGTGCCACAGCGCTGGCCTCATCACCGCCGTCGAGCAGTTCATCGGGCGGCGGCGGCGGCTCCTCCGGTGGTGGCTCGTCTGGCGGTGGTGGCGGTGGTGGGGGAGGCGGCGGTTGGTAG